One genomic segment of Primulina huaijiensis isolate GDHJ02 unplaced genomic scaffold, ASM1229523v2 scaffold42097, whole genome shotgun sequence includes these proteins:
- the LOC140969503 gene encoding uncharacterized protein isoform X1, producing MFRDVSACSTYNYGDSLYWDARYIQEANCGFFDWYQRYSALRPFVRKYISPSSRVLMVGCGNAVMSEDMVKDGFEDIMNIDISSVVIEMMRKKYEHIPQLKYIQMDVRDMSYFPDESFESVIDKGTLDSLMCGTGASISATQMLGEVNRLLLKPGGVYMLITYGDPTVRMPHIKRPVYSWNIDLYVIPKPGFQRPYGSTATNSLLEPIPTTEKGLLPPDYVIEDPDSHFIYVCKKMDETTHDTISIHPLVDDAMQR from the exons ATGTTCAGAGACGTGTCGGCGTGCAGCACGTATAATTACGGCGATTCCCTTTATTGGGACGCTCGCTACATACAAGAAGCCAATTGCGGTTTCTTCGATTGGTACCAACGTTATTCGGCTCTCCGGCCATTTGTTCGGAAGTACATCTCCCCGAGTTCACGTGTTCTCATGGTTGGTTGTGGAAATGCTG TTATGTCGGAGGACATGGTAAAGGATGGCTTTGAAGATATAATGAACATTGACATATCATCTGTGGTTATTGAAATGATGAGAAAGAAGTATGAACATATTCCGCAGCTGAAAT ACATCCAAATGGATGTTAGAGACATGAGTTACTTTCCTGATGAGTCATTTGAGAGTGTCATTGACAAAG GGACTCTTGATTCATTGATG TGTGGTACTGGTGCTTCGATTAGTGCAACTCAAATGTTGGGGGAAGTGAACAGGTT GCTTCTTAAACCTGGGGGAGTTTATATGTTG ATAACATACGGTGATCCTACTGTGCGGATGCCCCATATCAAACGACCAGTGTACAGTTGGAACATTGATCTTTATGTCATAC CCAAACCAGGATTTCAAAGGCCTTATGGATCAACCGCGACAAATTCGCTCCTGGAACCCATCCCGACCACCGAAAAAGGACTACTACCCCCAGATTACGTTATAGAGGATCCCGATTCCCATTTCATTTATGTGTGTAAGAAGATGGATGAAACAACTCATGACACCATATCTATTCATCCTTTGGTTGATGATGCCATGCAGCGATGA
- the LOC140969503 gene encoding uncharacterized protein isoform X3 encodes MFRDVSACSTYNYGDSLYWDARYIQEANCGFFDWYQRYSALRPFVRKYISPSSRVLMVGCGNADIQMDVRDMSYFPDESFESVIDKGTLDSLMCGTGASISATQMLGEVNRLLLKPGGVYMLITYGDPTVRMPHIKRPVYSWNIDLYVIPKPGFQRPYGSTATNSLLEPIPTTEKGLLPPDYVIEDPDSHFIYVCKKMDETTHDTISIHPLVDDAMQR; translated from the exons ATGTTCAGAGACGTGTCGGCGTGCAGCACGTATAATTACGGCGATTCCCTTTATTGGGACGCTCGCTACATACAAGAAGCCAATTGCGGTTTCTTCGATTGGTACCAACGTTATTCGGCTCTCCGGCCATTTGTTCGGAAGTACATCTCCCCGAGTTCACGTGTTCTCATGGTTGGTTGTGGAAATGCTG ACATCCAAATGGATGTTAGAGACATGAGTTACTTTCCTGATGAGTCATTTGAGAGTGTCATTGACAAAG GGACTCTTGATTCATTGATG TGTGGTACTGGTGCTTCGATTAGTGCAACTCAAATGTTGGGGGAAGTGAACAGGTT GCTTCTTAAACCTGGGGGAGTTTATATGTTG ATAACATACGGTGATCCTACTGTGCGGATGCCCCATATCAAACGACCAGTGTACAGTTGGAACATTGATCTTTATGTCATAC CCAAACCAGGATTTCAAAGGCCTTATGGATCAACCGCGACAAATTCGCTCCTGGAACCCATCCCGACCACCGAAAAAGGACTACTACCCCCAGATTACGTTATAGAGGATCCCGATTCCCATTTCATTTATGTGTGTAAGAAGATGGATGAAACAACTCATGACACCATATCTATTCATCCTTTGGTTGATGATGCCATGCAGCGATGA
- the LOC140969503 gene encoding uncharacterized protein isoform X2: MFRDVSACSTYNYGDSLYWDARYIQEANCGFFDWYQRYSALRPFVRKYISPSSRVLMVGCGNAVMSEDMVKDGFEDIMNIDISSVVIEMMRKKYEHIPQLKYIQMDVRDMSYFPDESFESVIDKGTLDSLMCGTGASISATQMLGEVNRLLKPGGVYMLITYGDPTVRMPHIKRPVYSWNIDLYVIPKPGFQRPYGSTATNSLLEPIPTTEKGLLPPDYVIEDPDSHFIYVCKKMDETTHDTISIHPLVDDAMQR, from the exons ATGTTCAGAGACGTGTCGGCGTGCAGCACGTATAATTACGGCGATTCCCTTTATTGGGACGCTCGCTACATACAAGAAGCCAATTGCGGTTTCTTCGATTGGTACCAACGTTATTCGGCTCTCCGGCCATTTGTTCGGAAGTACATCTCCCCGAGTTCACGTGTTCTCATGGTTGGTTGTGGAAATGCTG TTATGTCGGAGGACATGGTAAAGGATGGCTTTGAAGATATAATGAACATTGACATATCATCTGTGGTTATTGAAATGATGAGAAAGAAGTATGAACATATTCCGCAGCTGAAAT ACATCCAAATGGATGTTAGAGACATGAGTTACTTTCCTGATGAGTCATTTGAGAGTGTCATTGACAAAG GGACTCTTGATTCATTGATG TGTGGTACTGGTGCTTCGATTAGTGCAACTCAAATGTTGGGGGAAGTGAACAG GCTTCTTAAACCTGGGGGAGTTTATATGTTG ATAACATACGGTGATCCTACTGTGCGGATGCCCCATATCAAACGACCAGTGTACAGTTGGAACATTGATCTTTATGTCATAC CCAAACCAGGATTTCAAAGGCCTTATGGATCAACCGCGACAAATTCGCTCCTGGAACCCATCCCGACCACCGAAAAAGGACTACTACCCCCAGATTACGTTATAGAGGATCCCGATTCCCATTTCATTTATGTGTGTAAGAAGATGGATGAAACAACTCATGACACCATATCTATTCATCCTTTGGTTGATGATGCCATGCAGCGATGA